One Polaribacter sp. KT25b DNA segment encodes these proteins:
- a CDS encoding DUF1599 domain-containing protein, whose amino-acid sequence MQDTSKQYDAVIEECRSLFIKKMSDYGSAWRILRLPSLTDQIFIKAQRIRQLQENEVRKVDEGEKSEFIGIINYSIMALIQLENGVVENPDLNTEEATILYDKHSKITKELMMNKNHDYGEAWRDMRVSSLTDLILQKLLRVKQIEDNKGKTIVSEGIDANYQDMINYAVFAMIHLAE is encoded by the coding sequence ATGCAAGATACCTCTAAACAATATGATGCTGTAATTGAAGAATGCAGAAGTTTATTTATCAAAAAAATGAGTGATTATGGAAGCGCTTGGCGTATTTTACGTTTGCCTTCTTTAACAGATCAGATTTTTATTAAAGCCCAAAGAATTCGTCAATTGCAAGAAAATGAGGTAAGAAAAGTTGATGAAGGAGAAAAATCTGAGTTTATTGGGATTATCAATTATTCTATTATGGCGTTAATTCAGTTAGAAAATGGAGTTGTAGAAAATCCTGATTTAAATACTGAAGAAGCAACAATTTTGTATGATAAACATTCTAAAATCACCAAAGAATTAATGATGAATAAAAATCATGATTATGGTGAGGCTTGGCGAGATATGCGTGTTTCTAGTTTAACAGATTTAATTTTGCAGAAATTATTACGCGTTAAACAAATTGAAGATAATAAAGGAAAAACAATTGTTTCTGAAGGTATTGATGCAAATTATCAAGACATGATTAATTATGCTGTTTTTGCAATGATTCATTTGGCGGAATAA
- a CDS encoding TIGR00730 family Rossman fold protein: MKRIVVFCGSSLGFNPIYKEAAIELGNYFAANKIGLVYGGGKLGMMGILADTILDHNGEVIGVIPKLLEKEEVVHAGVEEMIVCKKMSERKVIMSKLIDGYITLPGGFGTLDELFEALTLGQLQIEQKPIGLLNVNGFFDAILLQLDKMVEEGYLKQINRNMLIVGTSVNDLMQKMNAYKAPKISPIINKVVR, encoded by the coding sequence TTGAAAAGAATTGTTGTTTTTTGTGGCTCAAGCTTAGGCTTTAACCCTATTTATAAAGAAGCTGCCATAGAATTAGGAAATTATTTTGCCGCAAACAAAATTGGTTTGGTGTATGGTGGAGGAAAATTAGGAATGATGGGCATTCTTGCCGATACAATTCTCGATCATAATGGCGAAGTTATTGGTGTAATTCCTAAATTATTAGAAAAAGAAGAAGTTGTTCATGCTGGCGTTGAAGAAATGATTGTTTGCAAAAAAATGAGTGAACGAAAAGTAATCATGAGCAAATTAATTGATGGCTATATTACGCTTCCCGGAGGTTTTGGAACATTAGACGAATTGTTTGAAGCACTCACTTTAGGTCAACTTCAAATAGAGCAAAAACCAATCGGACTTTTAAATGTAAATGGTTTTTTTGATGCTATTTTATTGCAATTAGATAAAATGGTCGAAGAAGGTTATTTAAAGCAAATCAATAGAAATATGTTGATAGTTGGCACTTCTGTAAACGATTTAATGCAAAAAATGAACGCTTACAAAGCACCAAAAATAAGTCCTATAATTAATAAAGTAGTACGTTAA